One window from the genome of Deinococcus sp. NW-56 encodes:
- a CDS encoding prephenate dehydratase — MNGSGTAPAGTGPSPVVAFQGHPGAYGEIAALHALGSAGIPHMGVGTRGFPTFHEVAAAVEGGGADYGVLPVENSLMGAIHQTTDLLAETDLHVAGEVVVRVSHCLMALPGVPLEDIRRVVSQQPALDQCTGLIRERGWQPVAAHDTAGSARDLAARGARDEAAIASARAAELYGLHILAREIEDEPFNFTRFLLLSRHEPEPSDAPHKTSLVFAVRHTPGFLVETLNELRGLNLSRIESRPRRDRAWSYLIYVDIEGSAHDPQVAQALAGVLRKASYAKIIGSYPRALETVG, encoded by the coding sequence ATGAACGGGTCAGGAACAGCTCCGGCGGGTACAGGGCCTTCCCCCGTGGTGGCCTTTCAGGGCCATCCGGGAGCGTACGGCGAGATCGCCGCCCTGCACGCGCTGGGGAGCGCCGGGATTCCCCACATGGGTGTGGGCACGCGCGGCTTTCCCACCTTCCACGAGGTCGCGGCGGCGGTGGAGGGCGGCGGGGCCGACTACGGCGTCCTTCCGGTCGAGAACAGCCTGATGGGGGCGATTCACCAGACCACCGACCTGCTCGCCGAGACCGACCTGCACGTCGCGGGCGAGGTCGTCGTGCGCGTCAGCCATTGCCTGATGGCGCTGCCGGGCGTACCCCTGGAGGACATTCGCCGGGTCGTCTCGCAGCAGCCCGCGCTCGACCAGTGCACCGGACTCATCCGCGAGCGCGGCTGGCAACCCGTCGCCGCACACGACACCGCCGGAAGTGCCCGCGACCTCGCCGCGCGGGGGGCGAGGGACGAGGCCGCCATCGCCTCCGCCCGCGCCGCCGAGCTGTACGGCCTGCACATCCTGGCCCGCGAGATCGAGGACGAACCCTTCAACTTCACCCGCTTTCTGCTGCTCTCGCGCCACGAACCCGAGCCGTCCGACGCGCCGCACAAGACCAGCCTCGTCTTCGCGGTGCGCCACACGCCCGGCTTTCTGGTCGAGACCTTGAACGAGTTGCGCGGCCTCAACCTCTCGCGCATCGAGTCGAGGCCGCGCCGGGACCGCGCCTGGAGCTACCTGATCTATGTGGACATCGAGGGCTCGGCCCACGACCCGCAGGTGGCGCAGGCCCTCGCCGGGGTGCTGAGGAAGGCGAGCTACGCGAAGATTATCGGGAGCTATCCGAGGGCGCTGGAGACGGTGGGCTGA
- a CDS encoding hemolysin family protein, with protein sequence MGNPWLEFGILLLLLIVNGLFSGSELGVVSARKSRLQARASAGHRGAARALALAERPGAFLATVQIGITLIGTISAVFAGGSLTRYLEPTLRPLFGEAAGTAASAAVVLLVTFLSLVLGELAPKNIALRDPEGLAVRVASFFTVLSRVARPAVWVLEGTTRGLLWLLGLRGEPQEKITEEDVKALARQAAESGSLEAGETERIGHVLRFNDRRVRDLMTHRADVVLLSAEAPLIEIVEQVLGAPHDRYPLTDAAGEVIGQVRVVDVLRASRTGETLTDLMQPVLFVPETAWAEDVLSRLSEGGLQRLAVVVDEYGLFSGLLTATDLLTELAGVDAPGEEEMIVRREDGSFLVDGGVPMHDLRATVPLPRHGPEEFSTLAGYVLEALGEFPQVGARAEVGGWTLEVVDLDGPRLDRVLIVPPGDVILTAPRSPEEA encoded by the coding sequence GTGGGGAATCCCTGGTTGGAATTTGGCATCCTGCTGCTGCTGCTGATCGTGAATGGTCTGTTCTCGGGTTCCGAGCTGGGGGTGGTGTCGGCCCGAAAGTCGCGGCTTCAGGCGCGGGCGAGCGCCGGGCACCGGGGCGCGGCGCGGGCACTGGCGCTCGCCGAGCGGCCCGGCGCCTTTCTGGCGACCGTGCAGATCGGGATCACCCTGATCGGCACCATCAGCGCCGTGTTTGCGGGGGGCAGCTTGACCCGCTACCTCGAACCCACGCTGCGGCCCCTCTTCGGGGAGGCGGCGGGCACGGCGGCGTCGGCGGCGGTCGTGCTGCTGGTGACCTTCCTCTCGCTGGTGCTGGGGGAACTTGCCCCCAAGAACATCGCCCTGCGCGACCCCGAGGGGCTGGCCGTGCGGGTGGCCTCCTTTTTCACGGTGCTCTCGCGGGTGGCCCGCCCGGCCGTGTGGGTCCTGGAGGGCACCACGCGCGGCCTGCTGTGGCTGCTGGGGCTGCGCGGCGAACCGCAGGAAAAGATCACCGAGGAAGACGTCAAGGCGCTCGCCCGGCAAGCCGCCGAGAGCGGCAGCCTGGAAGCGGGCGAGACGGAGCGCATCGGCCACGTGCTGCGCTTCAACGACCGCCGGGTGCGCGACCTGATGACCCACCGCGCCGACGTGGTGCTGCTCTCTGCCGAGGCACCCCTGATCGAGATCGTCGAGCAGGTCCTCGGGGCGCCGCACGACCGCTACCCCCTCACCGACGCCGCGGGCGAGGTGATCGGGCAGGTGCGGGTGGTGGACGTGCTGCGGGCGTCGCGCACGGGCGAGACGCTGACGGACCTGATGCAGCCCGTGCTGTTCGTGCCCGAAACGGCCTGGGCCGAGGACGTCCTGTCCCGCCTCAGCGAGGGGGGGTTGCAGCGCCTCGCCGTGGTGGTGGACGAGTACGGCCTCTTTTCCGGGCTGCTGACCGCCACCGACCTGCTCACCGAGCTGGCGGGGGTCGACGCGCCCGGCGAGGAGGAGATGATCGTGCGGCGCGAGGACGGCTCCTTTTTGGTCGACGGCGGCGTGCCCATGCACGACCTGCGGGCCACCGTGCCCCTGCCCCGGCACGGCCCGGAGGAGTTCAGCACGCTCGCGGGCTATGTCCTTGAAGCCCTGGGCGAGTTCCCACAGGTCGGTGCCCGGGCCGAGGTGGGCGGCTGGACCCTGGAGGTCGTGGACCTCGACGGCCCGCGCCTCGACCGGGTGCTCATCGTGCCGCCGGGGGACGTGATCCTGACCGCGCCCCGCTCGCCCGAGGAGGCGTAG
- the glgC gene encoding glucose-1-phosphate adenylyltransferase, which produces MKPRVLGMILAGGQGSRLTPLTLKRSKPAVPFGGKYRIIDFAINNFINSGVFSIYVLTQYKAQSLTEHIQRGWRFGTFLQDYFITLVPAQMYRYEELGAVWYRGTADAVYQNLHLVDNFEADYVAIFSGDHIYKMNVEHMLQSHIDARADVTIAAYPMPRSEAHRFGVMHVGDRGRVTEFLEKPADPPGMPGDPDTTLTSMGNYIFSRRALEELLHTSISGQEDGFDFGQDVIPRALADGYSVQAYDFHKNPIPGQQGPNLYWRDVGTLDAYFDASLDLVSVNPEFDIYNPQWPLRTSSEFSPPAKFVHEAEGRKGQAFNSSLAGGVIVSGGTVRDSILSRNVHIHSYSLVESCVLFDNVVVGRHSHLRRVIVDKDVTIPPGTKIGVDHEEDRARGFTVTENGVVVVPKSYTF; this is translated from the coding sequence ATGAAACCACGCGTTCTGGGAATGATTCTGGCCGGAGGGCAGGGCTCGCGCCTGACGCCCCTGACCCTCAAACGGTCCAAGCCCGCCGTGCCCTTCGGTGGCAAGTACCGCATCATCGACTTCGCGATCAACAACTTCATCAACTCGGGCGTCTTTTCGATCTACGTGCTGACCCAGTACAAGGCGCAGAGCCTGACCGAGCATATCCAGCGCGGCTGGCGCTTCGGCACCTTCCTGCAGGACTACTTCATCACGCTGGTCCCCGCGCAGATGTACCGCTATGAGGAACTCGGCGCGGTGTGGTACCGGGGCACCGCCGACGCCGTGTACCAGAACCTGCACCTCGTGGACAACTTCGAGGCCGACTACGTGGCGATCTTTTCCGGCGACCACATCTACAAGATGAACGTGGAGCACATGCTCCAGTCGCATATCGACGCCCGCGCGGACGTAACAATTGCCGCCTACCCGATGCCGCGCTCGGAAGCGCACCGCTTCGGCGTGATGCATGTGGGCGACCGGGGCCGGGTCACCGAGTTTCTGGAAAAGCCCGCCGACCCGCCCGGCATGCCCGGCGACCCCGACACCACCCTGACCAGCATGGGCAACTACATCTTCTCGCGCCGGGCGCTCGAAGAACTGCTGCACACCTCCATCAGCGGGCAGGAGGACGGCTTCGACTTCGGGCAGGACGTGATTCCACGGGCGCTGGCGGACGGCTACTCCGTGCAGGCCTACGACTTTCACAAGAATCCCATTCCCGGCCAGCAGGGGCCGAACCTCTACTGGCGTGACGTGGGGACGCTGGACGCCTACTTCGACGCCAGCCTCGATCTGGTCAGCGTGAACCCGGAGTTCGACATCTACAACCCGCAGTGGCCGCTGCGCACCAGCAGCGAGTTCTCGCCCCCCGCCAAGTTCGTCCACGAGGCCGAGGGCCGCAAGGGACAGGCCTTCAACTCCAGCCTCGCCGGGGGCGTGATCGTCAGCGGCGGGACCGTGCGCGACTCGATTCTCAGCCGCAATGTGCATATCCACTCGTACTCGCTCGTCGAGAGCTGCGTCCTGTTCGACAACGTGGTCGTGGGGCGCCACTCGCACCTGCGCCGGGTGATCGTGGACAAGGACGTGACCATTCCGCCCGGCACCAAGATCGGCGTGGACCATGAGGAGGACCGGGCACGCGGCTTTACGGTCACCGAGAATGGCGTGGTGGTGGTGCCCAAGAGTTACACCTTCTGA
- a CDS encoding amidase family protein: MPDPVLDLDAAALGAATRRGDLTALEVTRTYLARLRAHNPRLRAVITVNEAAEAEAAHLDALPPERRGPLHGLPLLIKDNIDVAGLPTTAGSLLMTRHVPRQDAPLVSRLRAAGAVILGKANLTEWANFMTLGMTNGYSGAGGQTVNPWGEGIDTGGSSSGSGVAVAARLCVAAIGTETSGSILSPAQQSGVIGLKPTVGLIPRTGVVPISHSQDTAGPITRSVRDAALLAGVMAGPDEADEASRRFPVPGLALPEGALAGTQIGVMREPPGSPLSPAETAALARAEAALTEAGARLRDVSLETAADLSGWRLEVLVYEFKHDLNAYLAGVQDGPRSLAEVIAGNDEDPERFQRYGQTLLHAAEGTRGDLSERAYREARARDLDLSRTRGLDPLFADGLDALLWPALRGYSVAAKAGYPSVTVPTGLHGGAPTGVLLTGPAASDGRVLALAADLNLRLGGVQFPPDPA; this comes from the coding sequence ATGCCTGATCCGGTGCTCGACCTCGACGCCGCCGCCCTGGGCGCCGCCACGCGCCGGGGCGACCTCACCGCGCTGGAGGTGACCCGCACCTACCTCGCCCGGCTGCGGGCGCACAACCCCCGCCTGCGGGCCGTCATCACGGTGAACGAGGCGGCCGAGGCCGAGGCCGCGCACCTCGACGCCCTGCCCCCCGAGCGGCGCGGCCCGCTGCACGGCCTGCCCCTGCTGATCAAGGACAACATCGACGTGGCGGGCCTGCCCACGACCGCCGGAAGCCTGCTGATGACCCGGCACGTGCCCCGACAGGACGCGCCGCTCGTGAGCCGGCTGCGGGCGGCGGGCGCGGTGATTCTGGGCAAGGCCAACCTGACCGAGTGGGCCAACTTCATGACCCTGGGGATGACGAACGGCTACTCCGGGGCGGGCGGTCAGACGGTCAACCCCTGGGGCGAGGGGATCGACACGGGCGGGTCGTCGAGCGGGAGCGGCGTGGCCGTCGCGGCGCGGCTGTGCGTGGCGGCGATCGGCACCGAGACGAGCGGCTCGATTCTCAGCCCGGCCCAGCAGAGCGGCGTGATCGGCCTCAAGCCCACGGTGGGCCTGATTCCGCGCACGGGCGTGGTGCCCATCAGCCACAGCCAGGACACCGCCGGGCCGATCACCCGCTCGGTGCGCGACGCGGCCCTGCTCGCCGGGGTGATGGCCGGTCCCGACGAGGCGGACGAGGCCAGCCGCCGCTTCCCGGTGCCGGGGCTGGCCCTGCCGGAAGGCGCGTTGGCGGGCACCCAGATCGGCGTGATGCGCGAGCCTCCCGGCAGTCCCCTTTCTCCAGCGGAGACGGCCGCCCTCGCCCGCGCCGAGGCCGCCCTCACCGAGGCCGGGGCCAGGCTGCGTGACGTGAGCTTGGAGACCGCCGCCGACCTGAGCGGCTGGCGGCTGGAGGTGCTCGTCTACGAGTTCAAGCATGACCTCAACGCCTACCTCGCCGGGGTGCAGGACGGCCCCCGCAGCCTCGCCGAGGTGATCGCCGGAAACGACGAGGACCCCGAACGCTTTCAGCGCTACGGCCAGACGCTGCTCCATGCCGCCGAGGGCACGCGCGGCGACCTCTCCGAGCGGGCCTACCGGGAGGCGCGGGCGCGCGACCTCGACCTCTCGCGGACGCGGGGCCTCGATCCCCTCTTCGCGGACGGCCTCGACGCGCTGCTGTGGCCGGCACTGCGCGGCTACTCGGTGGCGGCCAAGGCCGGGTATCCCAGCGTGACGGTCCCGACCGGGCTGCACGGGGGTGCTCCGACCGGCGTGCTCCTGACCGGCCCGGCGGCGAGCGATGGGCGCGTGCTGGCGCTGGCCGCCGACCTCAACCTGCGCCTGGGTGGGGTTCAGTTTCCCCCCGACCCTGCCTGA
- a CDS encoding serine/threonine-protein kinase, translated as MEVGAEVGGRYRLHALLGEGGSARVYRAEDTHLGREVAVKVLHPHLPDGDRARFLREVRTLARLSHPGVVPVLDLGEMPGEGGGPARAFFTMPLLAGPITALGPLEDSPASLTPFLTAAGFASRALGFIHAQGIIHRDLTPGNVLLDEARMPRLMDFGLVALSEHSRHLTRSGVTLGTPAYMAPEQARGSGVGPRSDLYALGAVLYRVACGSPPFVGDSDQSVLFQHVYEPPPDPRDLNPAVPDAVARVLLALLAKNPEERPESGEAAAHLWALARREVWTAHARGQYRGGRTRTGEHPDGPARVGNLTEAWSVPLPGEVTWPAAVVGEGDLLAVGTRGGQLVLMHTSGRPYATHAARDEVTAPATFVGGDILYGAWDGTLRRVRLRGGEQVWEHQARAEFTGAPTLWGGRVLAASRDGHLHALNARTGDLAWAYRAGGPVAASPVVWAGAALLCDENGWLHALDARTGTPLWKVEVGTVHATPALRPTAPGRATLLVPTWPGEVHALSLRADGGRAVLDSPEPTLWTYDLEDEIWAAPALTADLALVAGWGGTVRALRLSDGEDVWAHTLEGRVTASPVVSAGLVFLASEGGELAALDIQTGAVRWRRREREGVQATPLAAAGTLYVAFMNGTLRAYREGEEGA; from the coding sequence ATGGAAGTCGGCGCGGAGGTGGGGGGGCGCTACCGCTTGCACGCCCTGCTGGGCGAGGGCGGCAGCGCCCGCGTCTACCGTGCCGAGGACACCCACCTGGGCCGCGAGGTGGCGGTCAAGGTGCTGCACCCCCACCTGCCCGACGGCGACCGCGCCCGCTTTCTGCGGGAAGTGCGCACGCTCGCCCGCCTCTCGCATCCCGGCGTGGTGCCCGTCCTCGACCTGGGGGAGATGCCGGGGGAGGGGGGAGGCCCCGCCCGCGCCTTTTTCACCATGCCGCTGCTGGCCGGGCCGATCACGGCGCTGGGGCCGCTGGAGGACTCGCCCGCGTCGCTGACCCCTTTTCTCACGGCGGCGGGCTTCGCGTCGCGGGCGCTGGGCTTTATCCACGCGCAGGGGATCATCCACCGCGACCTCACGCCGGGCAACGTGCTGCTGGACGAGGCCCGGATGCCCCGGCTGATGGATTTCGGGCTGGTGGCCCTCTCCGAACACAGCCGCCACCTCACCCGCAGCGGGGTCACGCTGGGCACGCCCGCCTACATGGCCCCCGAGCAGGCGCGGGGGTCGGGGGTGGGGCCACGCAGCGACCTCTACGCGCTGGGCGCCGTGCTGTACCGGGTGGCCTGCGGGTCGCCGCCCTTTGTCGGGGACAGCGACCAGAGCGTCCTCTTTCAGCATGTCTACGAGCCGCCGCCCGACCCCCGCGACCTCAATCCCGCCGTGCCCGACGCGGTGGCGCGGGTGCTGCTCGCGCTCCTCGCCAAGAACCCGGAGGAGCGGCCCGAGAGTGGCGAAGCGGCCGCGCACCTGTGGGCGCTCGCCCGGCGCGAGGTCTGGACGGCGCATGCGCGGGGCCAGTACCGGGGTGGGCGCACCCGCACGGGCGAGCACCCCGACGGCCCGGCCCGCGTAGGCAACCTCACCGAAGCCTGGAGCGTTCCCCTCCCCGGCGAGGTGACCTGGCCCGCCGCCGTGGTGGGGGAGGGTGACCTGCTCGCGGTGGGCACGCGGGGCGGGCAGCTCGTGCTGATGCACACTTCCGGGCGGCCCTACGCCACCCACGCCGCCCGCGACGAGGTGACGGCCCCGGCGACCTTCGTGGGCGGCGACATCCTGTACGGCGCCTGGGACGGCACCCTGCGGCGGGTGCGGCTGCGCGGCGGCGAGCAGGTCTGGGAGCATCAGGCCCGCGCCGAGTTCACGGGCGCCCCGACCCTGTGGGGGGGGCGGGTCCTGGCCGCCAGCCGCGATGGGCACCTGCACGCGCTCAACGCCCGCACCGGGGACCTTGCCTGGGCGTACCGGGCGGGGGGGCCGGTCGCCGCCTCGCCGGTGGTGTGGGCGGGCGCCGCGCTGCTGTGCGACGAGAACGGCTGGCTGCATGCCCTGGACGCCCGCACCGGGACCCCGCTGTGGAAGGTCGAGGTCGGCACCGTCCACGCCACCCCCGCCCTGCGCCCCACCGCGCCGGGCCGCGCCACCCTGCTTGTCCCTACCTGGCCCGGCGAGGTCCACGCCCTCTCCCTGCGGGCCGATGGCGGCCGCGCCGTGCTCGACAGCCCCGAGCCGACCCTGTGGACCTACGACCTGGAAGACGAGATCTGGGCCGCTCCCGCGCTGACCGCCGACCTTGCGCTGGTCGCGGGTTGGGGCGGCACTGTGCGGGCGCTGCGCCTTTCAGACGGGGAGGACGTGTGGGCGCATACGCTGGAGGGCCGCGTGACTGCCAGCCCGGTCGTGAGCGCGGGGCTGGTCTTCCTGGCGTCGGAGGGGGGCGAACTCGCCGCGCTGGACATTCAGACCGGGGCTGTGCGCTGGCGCCGCCGCGAGCGCGAGGGGGTGCAGGCGACGCCGCTGGCCGCCGCCGGGACGCTGTACGTCGCCTTCATGAATGGGACGCTGCGGGCCTACCGGGAGGGGGAGGAGGGGGCGTAG
- a CDS encoding MFS transporter yields the protein MPAVSAVSAVPLPAPPRTLGAGLLLTVLVVAFESMAVGTVLPRVASELQGLSLYGWASSAFLLSSLFGAVLGGVLSDRRGLMWGAGFSLAVFAAGLLVGGLAPTMTVFVLGRLIQGLGAGGLGALPFAVITSRYPEAQRARMLAAVSSAWLLPALVGPLIASLIADLWSWRTVFWGLVPVLALVAPLCLWPLRGPAPRAEGRAAQAALLWPALGLAASAGALVEGLRSPGFLGAGLVVLGAAGVVWTARRLFPAGLLRFSGGLPTALAVRGLAAFALLGANSFLPLALHELRGLSLTAAGWVLSLGGATWTLGSWVQAQVERRLGAESRPLRVRVGLGLMATGLLTSALAVLGGLPLWTVYPAWVLACLGMGVGYNSNSLYALAAADPGESGRLSGQLANIEVLMVAVAAGVGGALIARLPLERAFTLAFGVTLLAALLGWLAAGRLRRAE from the coding sequence ATGCCCGCCGTGTCTGCCGTGTCCGCCGTCCCCCTGCCCGCCCCGCCCCGCACCCTGGGGGCCGGACTGCTGCTGACGGTTCTCGTCGTGGCCTTCGAGTCGATGGCGGTGGGCACTGTGCTGCCGCGCGTGGCGAGCGAGTTGCAGGGGCTGAGCCTGTACGGCTGGGCGTCGAGCGCTTTCCTGCTCTCCAGCCTGTTCGGGGCCGTGCTGGGCGGCGTATTGAGTGACCGCCGGGGCCTGATGTGGGGGGCCGGGTTCTCGCTCGCGGTGTTCGCGGCGGGGCTGCTGGTGGGCGGCCTGGCTCCGACCATGACGGTGTTCGTCCTGGGACGATTGATTCAGGGGCTGGGCGCCGGGGGGCTGGGGGCGCTGCCCTTCGCGGTCATCACCTCCCGCTACCCGGAAGCGCAGCGGGCCAGGATGCTCGCCGCCGTGTCCTCGGCGTGGCTGCTGCCCGCGCTCGTCGGACCACTGATCGCCAGCCTGATCGCGGACCTGTGGTCGTGGCGCACCGTGTTCTGGGGGCTGGTGCCCGTGCTCGCGCTCGTCGCGCCGCTGTGCCTGTGGCCGCTGCGGGGTCCGGCCCCCCGTGCGGAGGGCCGGGCAGCGCAGGCGGCCCTGCTGTGGCCCGCCCTGGGGCTGGCGGCGTCGGCGGGAGCGCTCGTGGAGGGATTGCGCTCACCGGGATTCCTCGGCGCGGGGCTGGTGGTGCTCGGCGCGGCTGGGGTCGTGTGGACCGCCCGCCGCCTCTTTCCAGCAGGGCTGCTGCGTTTTTCCGGCGGCCTGCCCACCGCACTCGCGGTGCGGGGGCTGGCGGCTTTTGCGCTCTTGGGAGCCAACTCCTTTCTGCCGCTGGCGCTGCACGAGCTGCGCGGCCTCTCGCTGACGGCGGCGGGCTGGGTCCTGAGCCTGGGCGGGGCCACCTGGACGCTGGGGTCCTGGGTGCAGGCGCAGGTCGAGCGGCGTCTGGGCGCCGAGTCCCGGCCCCTGCGGGTGCGGGTGGGCCTGGGGCTGATGGCGACCGGACTGCTCACCAGCGCCCTGGCCGTCCTGGGGGGGCTGCCGCTGTGGACCGTCTACCCGGCGTGGGTGCTGGCCTGCCTCGGCATGGGCGTGGGCTACAACAGCAACAGCCTCTACGCGCTGGCCGCCGCCGACCCCGGCGAGTCGGGGCGGCTTTCCGGGCAGCTCGCCAATATCGAGGTGTTGATGGTGGCCGTCGCTGCCGGGGTGGGTGGGGCCTTGATCGCCCGGCTGCCGCTGGAGCGGGCCTTTACGCTCGCCTTTGGGGTCACGCTGCTGGCGGCGCTCCTGGGGTGGCTGGCGGCGGGGCGGCTGCGGCGGGCTGAGTAG
- a CDS encoding Hsp20/alpha crystallin family protein, translated as MNEPVLARLQQLMTLREEVETLGTLGAWTPPADWVDEDTHLRLLLDVPGVDPESLEMHEEGGAVTVAGRREAPARLLHGERPGGTFRRTLTFPEAVVPGSGEAQLAAGVLSVRFEKRHPTIEVTTREG; from the coding sequence ATGAACGAACCCGTCCTCGCCCGGTTGCAACAGCTCATGACCCTGCGGGAGGAGGTCGAGACGCTGGGCACCCTGGGGGCCTGGACCCCGCCCGCCGACTGGGTGGACGAGGACACCCATCTGCGGCTGCTGCTCGACGTGCCCGGCGTGGACCCGGAGAGCCTGGAAATGCACGAGGAGGGAGGGGCCGTCACCGTCGCGGGCCGCCGCGAGGCCCCCGCCCGGCTGCTGCACGGCGAGCGCCCCGGCGGAACCTTCCGCCGCACCCTGACCTTTCCGGAAGCCGTCGTGCCGGGCTCCGGCGAGGCGCAGCTCGCGGCGGGCGTCCTGAGTGTGCGTTTCGAGAAGCGCCACCCGACGATTGAGGTGACGACGCGGGAGGGGTAG
- a CDS encoding DUF6756 family protein — protein sequence MRTEIARVMEALHLPPEDLVAVRPTQYRAVLNRILETFTVYGAQGQERLWLWEGFKGEHFALPLDEPGGWHWLSRLVPPDEQVWLLAEDWDGQKLEGNYWLFRGRVGAIGAVLRELFAFEYYIVAKDFQWLLCETHHNMLIGVGTHITERLKAAAKLSPSSSDS from the coding sequence ATGCGGACTGAAATTGCCAGAGTCATGGAGGCCCTCCATCTGCCGCCAGAGGATTTGGTCGCTGTGCGGCCAACCCAGTACCGTGCCGTCCTCAACCGCATCTTGGAGACATTCACTGTGTATGGTGCACAGGGCCAGGAACGCCTGTGGCTCTGGGAAGGTTTCAAGGGCGAACACTTTGCCCTTCCTCTGGACGAGCCGGGAGGCTGGCACTGGCTGTCTCGACTGGTGCCACCTGATGAGCAGGTGTGGCTTCTGGCAGAAGACTGGGATGGTCAGAAACTGGAGGGGAATTACTGGTTGTTCAGAGGCCGGGTGGGTGCCATTGGAGCGGTTCTCCGCGAGCTTTTCGCTTTTGAGTATTACATCGTTGCCAAGGATTTTCAGTGGCTGCTCTGCGAGACGCACCACAACATGCTCATTGGCGTAGGTACGCACATTACCGAGCGGCTTAAAGCTGCTGCGAAGTTATCGCCAAGCAGCTCTGATTCGTAG
- the miaA gene encoding tRNA (adenosine(37)-N6)-dimethylallyltransferase MiaA, whose product MTSAPSRPVPILTAPTAAGKSALALALAATRPVEIVAADAFTVYRGLDIGTAKPGGADRAAVPHHLLDMVGVTESHDVARYVREAEAAIADIRARGRVPLVVGGTGFYLSALLRGLPLTPPADRAVQAEVEADLRERGLDALLSEIAHVNPQEAERMQGNPRRVVRALEVYRRTGRFPGEFGYSSPRFAYQVFAFTRPWPELEARIAARVGEMLAGGWPGEAAWLAAQVPPDTGPRPTVWQALGYPEALAAARGELTPQEAAARITLATRRYARRQLTWMRTQLGADVGGPGETAASLARHLDVEVL is encoded by the coding sequence GTGACGTCCGCCCCGTCCCGCCCCGTTCCCATCCTGACCGCCCCCACCGCAGCGGGCAAAAGTGCCCTGGCCCTCGCCCTTGCGGCGACCCGCCCGGTCGAGATCGTGGCGGCCGACGCCTTCACCGTGTACCGGGGGCTGGACATCGGCACCGCCAAGCCGGGCGGGGCAGACCGGGCCGCCGTGCCCCACCACCTTCTCGACATGGTGGGCGTGACGGAGAGCCACGACGTGGCCCGCTACGTGCGGGAGGCGGAGGCGGCCATCGCGGACATCCGGGCGCGGGGCCGGGTGCCTCTGGTCGTGGGCGGCACAGGCTTCTACCTCTCCGCCCTGCTGCGCGGCCTGCCGCTGACCCCGCCCGCCGACCGCGCGGTGCAGGCGGAAGTGGAAGCGGACCTGCGGGAACGTGGCCTGGACGCGCTGCTATCGGAGATCGCCCACGTTAACCCGCAGGAGGCCGAGCGGATGCAGGGCAACCCCCGCCGGGTGGTGCGGGCGCTGGAAGTCTACCGCCGCACCGGGCGCTTTCCAGGCGAGTTCGGGTACAGCTCGCCGCGCTTCGCGTACCAGGTGTTCGCCTTCACCCGGCCCTGGCCGGAGCTGGAAGCCCGCATCGCGGCGCGGGTGGGGGAGATGCTCGCGGGCGGCTGGCCGGGGGAGGCGGCGTGGCTGGCCGCCCAGGTCCCCCCGGATACCGGGCCGCGCCCCACCGTCTGGCAGGCGCTGGGCTACCCGGAAGCGCTCGCGGCCGCACGGGGCGAGTTGACCCCCCAGGAGGCCGCCGCCCGCATCACCCTCGCCACCCGGCGCTATGCCCGGCGCCAGCTCACCTGGATGCGCACCCAGCTCGGCGCGGACGTCGGCGGGCCGGGGGAGACGGCGGCGAGCCTCGCCCGGCACCTGGACGTGGAGGTCCTCTAA